The genomic interval CAACCAGAACAGTGCTCATTACCACCGTTAGCACCACTGCAGCTGAAAGGCGCGTATTCCGACTTGAGCGAGTAGGCAGTACCAAAACTGGAGAGAAGCCGTAGGCCAGGTATGGTTGCATCGACCTGTAGTAGTCCTTTAACCGCTTCGTTTCCTCGATGACTACGAGCAAGCCAGCAAGATAGATGATTGGCAAAATAACGAGCGGCTTCTTAGCGTTCAGGACCAACCAACCAATATAGGGGACATGCCAGCCAACCTTACCTATAACCATAGCGCTTGAGGTCGGTCCATCTTGTAGCCGATTGGCGTCACCCTTTGTAACAAATTCTTCTGTTTTTCCTCGATTTGTCCAGTATTCTCTCACAATTCTGTGCGAAAGGGTTATTCTTGGGTTGTTAGCATCCATGTGCGTGATAATGTCCCCAACCCTTAAAGAGGATGTGGGAACACTGTGCACGAACACCAGCGAACCAGGCGGTATGTCAGGCCGCATACTACCGGTTGGGATGGCTAAGGTCTTCC from Candidatus Saccharimonadales bacterium carries:
- a CDS encoding signal peptidase I, which translates into the protein METLRRINVGISTIILALCAVMFVVFGWSGSGWKTLAIPTGSMRPDIPPGSLVFVHSVPTSSLRVGDIITHMDANNPRITLSHRIVREYWTNRGKTEEFVTKGDANRLQDGPTSSAMVIGKVGWHVPYIGWLVLNAKKPLVILPIIYLAGLLVVIEETKRLKDYYRSMQPYLAYGFSPVLVLPTRSSRNTRLSAAVVLTVVMSTVLVGQAAYALRSNTVSLFGNRITTVLHHVCSGNVTNTNNINVTNINNQNTQSGNASSNNGTATSGNASSSSSQSSTVTITEGC